From the Vicingaceae bacterium genome, the window ATCTTTTTCTGCATTTATCACATCTCCCAATAATTCATAACACCTTCCACGATTGTAATATGCGGCATAATAAGTACTATCGGCCTTTATAGCCATAGTAAAATACTTAATAGCCTCATTATACATATTCAAATTCTCCATGTGAATATATCCCATATTGAAATATGACTCACGGAACTTTGGATACATTTCCGACAATTGTTGATACATCCTGAGTGCCTCGTTCAATTTCAAGTTATCCTGATATAACAAACCAAGGTTATACATTACTTCTATACTACCCGGTTTGATATCCAAGGCATTTTTAAAATATTGTTCAGCCAGCACCGGATTTCGTTTAAAATTTAAAATTCCCAATTGCACATATGCATCGTAGTTTTCCGGATTTACCTCTACAGCGGTTTGAAACGAAGAAACGGCCTTTGCCGTATCGCCTAACTCCAAAAAATTGATACCCTTAAAAAAATAGGCCTTATCGAGATACATATTGATTTTTAAGGCCTCATCAGCCATCTTGATCGACTCTTTGTTTTCTCTTAGAAACAAATAATACTCCGACAGTTTTAAATAAATTTCCGACTTATCTTTTATATCTTTTTTTAAAGCATCTTGCAATACCTGCATAGCTTTCCGGATATCTCCCTCCCCTTTTCGGAATATCAACTCGGCTTTAGCAATATGGTATTTGGGAGACAAGCTGTCAAGAAGCAATGATTTATCAATATCTGCCATAGCCGATTCAAAATCATTTTTCTCCATATAAAGCAATGAACGCTCAAAATAAAGCTCCGGATTGTTAATATCTCCACGAAGCTTTTGATTTATCGCCAAAAGGCAGAATCTTCGATTTGGGTTTGTGGCGATGCCGTTTGAAGGTTCTCTCTTTCTTTATCCGGTTGACACGAAGAAACACACAAAAAAATCGAAAACGCTATGGCAAATACATTAAAATATACCTTCATCCGGTTGCAATTTTTTATTGCATGGCTTGTCTGACTTGAGCTTCTATCTCTTCTAAAAGTTCGGGATTATCTTTTAAAAGTTGTTTGACATTTTCACGACCTTGCCCCAATTTAGTATCCCCATAACTTATCCAACTACCGGATTTTTTCAACACACCTTTTTCAATTCCGATATCAATAATCTCACCGATTTTGCTAATTCCTTCACCGTATAAAATATCAAATTCGGCACTCTTGAATGGAGGCGCTACTTTATTTTTCACAATTTTCACTTTTGTACGATTACCCAAAACATTTTCACCGTCTTTGATAGCCCCGGTGCGTCGTATATCCATTCTTATCGAGGCATAAAACTTGAGAGCATTTCCTCCTGTGGTGGTTTCGGGATTACCAAACATCACACCTATTTTTTCTCGCAATTGATTGATAAAAATACATACCGTACCGGCTTTGTTGATCGTAGAAGTGAGTTTACGCAATGCTTTTGACATCAAACGCGCCTGCAATCCCATTTGAGAATCCCCCATCTCTCCTTCAATTTCTGCTTGTGGTGTTAATGCTGCCACAGAGTCAATTACGATAATATCTATGGCTCCGGAACGTATTAAATTATCTGCAATTTCCAATGCTTGTTCTCCATTGTCCGGTTGAGATATTAAAAGATTATTGATATCAACACCCAGTTTTTCGGCATAAAATCTGTCAAAAGCATGTTCGGCATCGATAAAAGCAGCAATACCCCCACGTTTTTGTGCTTCGGCAATGGCGTGTATAGCCAGTGTGGTTTTACCTGAAGATTCAGGTCCAAAAATCTCAATAATTCTGCCTTTGGGATACCCTCCTACTCCTAAAGCCATATCCAATGTAAGCGATCCGGTGGGAATCACATCCAATCCTTTCTCAATGGCATCATCTCCCAAACGCATGATGGTGCCTTTACCGTATGTTTTTTCTAATTTATCAAGGGTCAGTTGCAACGCCTTGAGTTTCTCTTTGTTAACTTCTTTTGCTTCTGTAGCCATAGTAAAAATAATTTGATGTTGTAAAATTAACCAATTTACCTAAAAAAAGCAGTTTGATATCTTTTTAATTTTTTTGTTCCGGTTGTTCAAAATTTTTTCTGCAAAATCTCTTCTGCATGCTCTTTCACTTTTGGTTTGTCGATAATATCTGATATAATTCCGTCTTCGTTTATAATAAAAGTCGTGCGGTGTATGCCTTCATAGGTGCGTCCCATAAATTTCTTTGGCCCCCAAACTCCGTATGCATTTGCTGCCTCTTTGTTTTCGTCTGACAAAAGCAAAAAGCCAAGATGATGTTTCTCTATGAACTTTTTATGACTTTTCACAGAATCAGGACTGATTCCCACTACTGTATAACCTTCTTTTGTCAACCTGCTGAGATTTTCATTCAAATTACAAGCCTGCGTAGTGCATCCGGGGGTCATATCTTTAGGATAAAAATACAAAATCAATTTTTTTCCCCTAAAATCATTTAATGAATAGATCTTGCCGTCGCTACCCGGCAGATTAAAATCCGGAGCTTTATCTCCCACTTTTAGTTTTTTCATTGACTAAGAGTTTTTGCAATATTAATGATAATACAAGAATTTTTCTTTGATGTGTTTAAACATTTATCAACACAATTTGATCTTAACCATGAAAGCATAAGTTTCGACCAAAAACTGATCAATGAATTGAAAATTAACTCTGACTCATTAATGACTATCAGCGGATTATAAAATCCTCCGTTCATTTCTTTGTAATTCATTGGTTAAAAAACTCGCCATGGAGAGCACGAGAAACACATAGAAAATAAAAAACTACTTGTAAAAACTATGATTTAAAGAATTGAAAAGTTAAAAAAAGACCTCTCCCCAAGCCCCTCTCCTTAAGAAGGAGAGGGGGGCCCGCAAGGGCGGGGTGAGGTTTCAAATCCCTGACAATCAGATTTTGCTGCAATTACAAATTATAGAAACGTAATTTGCCCGGAAGGCAGGAATTATAGCAATTGAGAAGTTAAGACCTCGCCCCAAGCGCCTCTCCTTACAAAGTAGAGGGGGGCCCGCAAGGGCGGGGTGAGGTTTTCAAATCCCCGACATTTATATTTTGCAGTATAAATCAATCGATAAAACGCAGAAAATAAAATCTCCGTGTCCTCTGTGGTTTTTAAAAAACGATTTCGGGACCGCTTTATTCATTTAAAGGTATCAAAATACGTAAGGTAGTACCATTGCTGCCATCTATCCACAACTCGCCTTCTAATTGGAATGTCAATGTATGAATTAGTTCCAAACCCAAAGATTCTTTTCTAATGGCACCTGTGTCAAATCCCTTTCCATTATCCTTGATTGTAAGTTCCAAATTTTTATCTTTTTTCTTAAGTGAAATGGATATTTCAGGTTGTAGGGTATTTTCAAAAGCATATTTCACAGCATTGGTAATTGCTTCGTTAATTATCAAACCAATAGCAATGGTAGTAGATACCGGCAACTCAATATTTTCGTCAATGTCAAAAATGCATTGTATTTTTTTTCCTTTTTGATTGTGAAATTGCAACAATTGATTGCATAAATCAATGATATACTCTTTTGTAGACAAAGTAAGTTTTTCTCCGGTTTGATACAAACGTTCGTGAATAAATGCAAGTGCATGTATTTTGGACGCAATTTCCTCAAGTTCTTTTTTTGCTTCATCATTGTCAAGTTTTGACAATTTCAAGCGGATTATCGACAAGATAAGTTGAAAATTGTTTTTCACACGATGATGCAACTCTTTAAACAACCATTCGGCTCTTTCCTTTTGTCTTACTATTTCTCGGTTTTTGGCAAGTATCTGTTGGTTGATTTTATGGCGGGACCGATTCACACTCCACAAAATGACAATCAAAATTGCAAATAGGAATAACAAAACCAACAACAACCATTGAATAACCTTTTGAGATTTGAGATATTTGTTTTGTTGCTCCAACATCTTTTGATGTTGATGCGTAAAAGCTTTCAATTGTTTATATTCTCTCTCTTTTCTTAATATCTCTTGTTGGAATTGAAGTTCCATGGCTCTCTTCACATTTTCTATTTTTCTGATTTTTTGAAGCAAAACATTAAAATCATTTAGATAATCATAAGCTTTTTTAAAATCACCTTGTAAATAATGAATTTCGGCCAGATTTTTCAGAATTTTGATTTTCTTGCTTTGATCATTTATTGAGGTTGCATATTTCAATGCAAGCAGATATGCCTCTTTGGCTTTTTTCAATTGTTTGATAGTAAGGTAATATTTTCCCAGCAATAAATGACAATCAGACATTCCGGCGATATCGGAATTTTTTTCAAAATTTTCACATGACCATTTAATATACTTAAAACAATTTTCATCATCGCCCTTTTGAAAATTATATTTTGCATGAATAAGGTATACATAAGGCAGGAATTTTGACGGTAAGTTCTTTTCAACCAATGCCGTTGCAGAATCAATGATCTTGCCGGCCTTTTCAAGATTTCTTATATTCAAATAAAATTGAGCAAATTCAATCAAAATTTTTGTTTCAAGTTCGTGATCATTTTTATTTTTAGCATATTGCAGTGCGCCGGCAAATGACAATTCGGCGGTTTTGATATTGTTTTGCAAAGAATATACTTTCGCCAGCTCAGTCAAACTTTCAGCTATAGCCGAGGTATCCTTGGCTTTCATGGCATATTGATGAGCTTTTTTCAGATATTCAATGGCCGATGTATAATTCCCTGCCTCTACAAAATATTTTGACAGTATTATTGATACCAAATTAGAAAGAGAATAATCTCCCAACGATTCTGACTTTAAAAACAAAGAATATGCTAAATTTATCCCTTCGTAAAATTCATCGGTTTGCAATAAAATTTTTGCCTGCTCGGCTTGCAATCTCAAAACCGGTTTTAATTCTTTTTCTTGTTTGTAATATTCTTGCCATTCTTTACATAAATGCAATGCCGTAGCAGGATCATAATTTGAAAGATACTCCAGCAAACGTATTTGCTCTATTACACGAATACTGTCATTTGGAGATTGCAATATTCTTTTTTGGAGAGAATCAAGCGATTGACCCAATGCAAAGTGAGAAAGAAAAAGAAACAAAATCGATTGTATTGTTTTAAAATACAAGGCAAATAAACCACACCCGATGCGCACTTTCCCTTTCTTCACGTAAATAAAATCAGATTCTAATTCACCTGCGATATTAAGAAATTTTTTTCACATAACATCTGCGCCGGCGATGTTGTATATGGTCATAATTCTTCCAGTTGCTGATGGCGTTAGTATTGGTTTCGAATATACCTGTAGTTTCAATGTATTTCAAACCGTTTTTCAACATTGTATCTTGCATGGCTGCCTGCATAATCACGGCGGCACCCGTGTTTTGTTTATCTTTTTTTACTCCTGTGAGAATTTGATCAAGTGTATCGACTCCTTTCCCTTTTTTGGCTTTCAGGATATGAAAAATTCCAAATGGCAACAACCTTCCTTTGGCCTTTTGCATTGCTTTTGAAACACTTGGCATGGAAATAAGAAATCCTATGGGTTCTCCGTCCACGAAAGTCATCTTTATATATTCCGGATTGAGCAGGGCAATATATTTTTTGGCGTAAAACTCCATCAATTCTTTTGTCAACGGTGTCACATAAGGCAATACATCAAAAGAATCATTGAGAATTTCAAATATTTGATCTTTGTAATGCAATACTTCTTTGATGGATGAAAATTCTCTTAATTCAACTCCAAACCTCTTTTTCAATAATTCTGCACCACGGTTTGCTTTATTAACGGCAGCTTCCCCCAATGTCAAACGAAATTCCACCCAATCATTTTCTTTTTCAAACCCTTGATTTTCAAAAAAATCTTTATAATATGCATGATGATACACAGATGCAATGGGAGGCAAATAATTAAACCCCTCGATCAACAACCCTTGCAAGTCAAGATTAGTAAAACCCAAAGGGCCGTGCACAACTGTCAGATTTCTTTTCAAGGCCCATTCAAATACTGTTTCGAATAATGCTTTAGCCACTTTCTCGTCATCAATACACTCAAAACGTGTTATTCTAACGTAAGGGATACCCGTTTTCTCATTGTAGGGATTATGCTTGATAGCGCCAATCCTGCCAATTGTTCTATTATGATCATCAGTAGCAATCCAAAAAGCGGCTTCACAGAACTTTAACGCCGGATTGGTTTTCTCTTGAAAAATATTGTATTCCTGTGATTTAATGGGAGGTACCCAATATTCATTTCCTTTGTACAATTGAAAAGGAAGTTCGACAAATTTTTTTTGTCCCGATGTATCTTTTACTTCAATTATTTTCATTATACTACGTTGTTATTTAGCTATTCCGATAGAACGTTTTTCACGGATTACCGTAACTTTTATTTGTCCGGGATAAGTCATTTCGGTTTCTATTTTATGGGCGATTTGAAATGCCAATTCATCGGCTTCTTTATCACTTACCTTATCGCTTTCAACCATCACGCGAAGTTCCCTACCGGCTTGGATGGCATAAGATTTTTGCACACCGGGATAGGTCAAAGCAAGATTCTCAAGATCTTTTATCCGTTGTATGTATTGTTCCATCACTTCTCTACGTGCACCCGGACGTGCTCCCGATATGGCATCGCATACCTGCACGATAGGAGCATACAGTGTGGTCATTTCGATTTCGTCGTGATGTGCTCCTATGGCATTGCACACTTCGGGTTTTTCGTTATATTTTTCGGCTAATTTCATACCAAGGATTGCATGTGGCAATTCCGGTTCGTCATCGGGTACTTTTCCTATGTCATGCAACAATCCGGCTCTTTTGGCAATTTTTGGATTTAAACCCAACTCCGATGCCATGATGGCACACAAATTGGCCACCTCCCGTGAGTGCTGCAACAAGTTTTGTCCATAAGAAGAACGGTATTTCATTCGTCCAACCATACGAATCAACTCCGGATGCAATCCATGAATACCCAGGTCAATACAGGTGCGTTTGCCGGTTTCGATAATTTCTTCTTCAAGTTGTTTTTGAACTTTTGCCACAACCTCTTCGATACGTGCCGGGTGGATGCGGCCATCGGCCACTAATTGATGTAGTGCAAGGCGCGCAACTTCCCTTCTTACCGGATCAAAACAAGAAATGATGATGGCTTCGGGTGTGTCGTCAACAATGATTTCAACACCGGTAGCTGCTTCCAAGGCACGTATGTTTCTGCCTTCACGCCCAATGATTCTGCCTTTAAGTTCATCAGATTCAAGGTTAAACACCGAAACGGAATTTTCAATGGCGGCCTCGGTAGCCACTCTTTGAATGGTTTGTATTACGATGCGTTTGGCTTCTTTATTTGCTGTAAGTTTTGCTTCTTCCACAATTTCCTGAATCTGACTCATGGCTTTGGTTTTTGCCTCGGCTTTTAAGGCCTCAATGAGTTGATTCCGGGCATCCTCGGCTTTCATGCCCGAAATGATCTCAAGTTGCTCAACTTGCTTCTTGTGGAGTGCTTCCAGTTCTTCTTTTTGCATCTGCACTGCTTCTAAATGCAATTGTAATTTTGACTCCAGTTCTTCCAGCTGTTTTGACTTTTTGTTTACTTCTTCAATTTTTTGAGAAATCTCCTTTTCTTTTTCTTTGATTTTAATTTCTCTTTCAGAGAGTTTTTTGTCCTTTTCAAGCACACTTTTTTCGTGTGCCTCTTTCATTTGAAGAAATTTTTCTTTGGCCTGTATTAGTTTTTCTTTCTTAATGTTTTCGGCCTCTACTTCTGCTTTTTCTATCAATAATTGAGCTTTTTTTTCTGCCGATTTTAACAAAATCATTCTCCCGGCTATGTATGCAACAATAGCGCCTAACACCAGCCCGACAATTAAATAAATCCATTCCATAATCTTAAGTTTTTAAGGGCTTCTTGGCGAGAAAATTCAAAGAAGAGAAAGCTGTTGCAATGTGGAATCTATTTTTTCGATGGTACTTGCAGGTATTTCCGGACTTGACTTATGCCGGACAAGATCTACCATCGAACGGATGGAAGCCATCAAAATTTGCGATTCATATCCTATTGCCGGCTTGGAAGATTTGATGTATTCAAAATTTAAATTAAAATTCCTGACTGCTTCTAATATCAATTTCTTTTCCTCAGCCGTGCAATTTATCCGGAATTGCCTTCCGGCAACCTCTATATCAATGACCTCCTTCAATTTGCAATTCGTTTTTTATTTCTTCCAAACACTCGTCTATCCCAGCTATGGCTTTATTTAACCTTTCCAGGATACTTGCTTTCTCTTCATTTATTTTATTCTCGCTTTCGATTGCCCTATGTATTTTATTATTTAAATTTTCAATTATTTCGTTTTTTTCGTTTATTTCATTTTTTAATTTTTCATTCTCCTGTTTCAAAGCTTCACAAACTGCCTGCAAAGATTTGTATTTCTCAATCAACACATTGGTTTTTTCAACAAACTCATTGATTTTACGATCAATATCCATTTAATTGTAAATTTTCCTTTTTGCAAATTTAATCTTTTTTACATATTCTTTTTAATAAAATTTTCTTAATGCTTGATTTTAACGTGTATGTAAAACGTATTATTGCCGAAACAATATCGGATGAAAAATTGGATTTTTACGACAGTTTTTTTACTGCTTGATGTTTTTGAAGCATATGCACAAAAATCCTATGATTTTCATTCTCCTGTAGATCCTCCTCTTTTGCTTGCCGGCAATTTTGGAGAGTTAAGAAGCAATCATTTTCATACAGGGTTGGATATCCGCACAAATGGCGAAGAAGGTTGGAGTGTATATGCAATAGATGATGGATATGTAGAACGGATCGCCGTTTCGCCTTGGGGGTATGGCAACGTTTTGTACATCCGTCATCCACAGTATAATTTAACTTCTGTTTATGCTCATCTAAAAGAATTTTCACCCAAAATTGAAAAGTATGTAAAAAATTATCAGTACAACCAACAATCATGGATAGTAGATTTCAAACCAAATCCTGAAGATCTGCCGATCAAAAAAGGTGAAATCATTGCCTTGTCCGGAAACACCGGTGCCTCTGCCGGCCCCCATCTTCATTTTGAAATCAGAAATGCCTATACCGAAACGGCTTTAAATCCTTTGCTTTTCGGTTTTAACATTCCGGATAATACTCCTCCTACGCCCGAACAAATTTATTTTTTCCCATTGGACGAACAAACCTCTATCAATGGTAAAAATACAACTACTTTTTACAACCTCAAAAAAAACAATGAATCATACACACTCTCCATAGGCGATATTGTTTATTTCAAAGGGAGAATAGGTATTGGATTTAAAGGTTATGACATTCAAAACTCCCCATCAAATCGCAATGGAATCTATCAAGTAGACCTTTATATAGACGGAGTTTTGCGCTATCAACGCAAAAGCGATTCTGTCGATTTTTATGACAATCGCGGATTAAATGCTTTGATTGATTACCCTACTTATATTATGCACAGAAAAATGGTTGAAAAATGTTTTATTTCCAAATGCAATCCTTTGCAATTATATACCTATGAAACAGATGCACGGGTAAATTCAGAGCTCAAAGAT encodes:
- a CDS encoding peptidase M23 gives rise to the protein MKNWIFTTVFLLLDVFEAYAQKSYDFHSPVDPPLLLAGNFGELRSNHFHTGLDIRTNGEEGWSVYAIDDGYVERIAVSPWGYGNVLYIRHPQYNLTSVYAHLKEFSPKIEKYVKNYQYNQQSWIVDFKPNPEDLPIKKGEIIALSGNTGASAGPHLHFEIRNAYTETALNPLLFGFNIPDNTPPTPEQIYFFPLDEQTSINGKNTTTFYNLKKNNESYTLSIGDIVYFKGRIGIGFKGYDIQNSPSNRNGIYQVDLYIDGVLRYQRKSDSVDFYDNRGLNALIDYPTYIMHRKMVEKCFISKCNPLQLYTYETDARVNSELKDKYEIKLIMKDFAGNQTEVKFYLVSKDDLPVPEKIEEPYEKYFNCFEKNVFVKDRFILTMQPYSLYENIKFQFKIKEKTPLTITPVYFAHNPTVPLHFPLNVAILCDQLPENLKDKAIMIRYDENMRWSILPDKEWKGNYLISKSKYFGGFSVALDTVSPTIEPKNISQGRNMDNFQTIWLKISDNLSGIKKYDGFINGQWVLMEYNPRNGSVIYRFSEGKTRPGKNHFLFKVYDYAGNESIFEAEFYRN
- a CDS encoding peroxiredoxin, coding for MKKLKVGDKAPDFNLPGSDGKIYSLNDFRGKKLILYFYPKDMTPGCTTQACNLNENLSRLTKEGYTVVGISPDSVKSHKKFIEKHHLGFLLLSDENKEAANAYGVWGPKKFMGRTYEGIHRTTFIINEDGIISDIIDKPKVKEHAEEILQKKF
- a CDS encoding N-acetyltransferase, which translates into the protein MKIIEVKDTSGQKKFVELPFQLYKGNEYWVPPIKSQEYNIFQEKTNPALKFCEAAFWIATDDHNRTIGRIGAIKHNPYNEKTGIPYVRITRFECIDDEKVAKALFETVFEWALKRNLTVVHGPLGFTNLDLQGLLIEGFNYLPPIASVYHHAYYKDFFENQGFEKENDWVEFRLTLGEAAVNKANRGAELLKKRFGVELREFSSIKEVLHYKDQIFEILNDSFDVLPYVTPLTKELMEFYAKKYIALLNPEYIKMTFVDGEPIGFLISMPSVSKAMQKAKGRLLPFGIFHILKAKKGKGVDTLDQILTGVKKDKQNTGAAVIMQAAMQDTMLKNGLKYIETTGIFETNTNAISNWKNYDHIQHRRRRCYVKKIS
- the rny gene encoding ribonuclease Y, whose amino-acid sequence is MEWIYLIVGLVLGAIVAYIAGRMILLKSAEKKAQLLIEKAEVEAENIKKEKLIQAKEKFLQMKEAHEKSVLEKDKKLSEREIKIKEKEKEISQKIEEVNKKSKQLEELESKLQLHLEAVQMQKEELEALHKKQVEQLEIISGMKAEDARNQLIEALKAEAKTKAMSQIQEIVEEAKLTANKEAKRIVIQTIQRVATEAAIENSVSVFNLESDELKGRIIGREGRNIRALEAATGVEIIVDDTPEAIIISCFDPVRREVARLALHQLVADGRIHPARIEEVVAKVQKQLEEEIIETGKRTCIDLGIHGLHPELIRMVGRMKYRSSYGQNLLQHSREVANLCAIMASELGLNPKIAKRAGLLHDIGKVPDDEPELPHAILGMKLAEKYNEKPEVCNAIGAHHDEIEMTTLYAPIVQVCDAISGARPGARREVMEQYIQRIKDLENLALTYPGVQKSYAIQAGRELRVMVESDKVSDKEADELAFQIAHKIETEMTYPGQIKVTVIREKRSIGIAK
- the recA gene encoding protein RecA, which encodes MATEAKEVNKEKLKALQLTLDKLEKTYGKGTIMRLGDDAIEKGLDVIPTGSLTLDMALGVGGYPKGRIIEIFGPESSGKTTLAIHAIAEAQKRGGIAAFIDAEHAFDRFYAEKLGVDINNLLISQPDNGEQALEIADNLIRSGAIDIIVIDSVAALTPQAEIEGEMGDSQMGLQARLMSKALRKLTSTINKAGTVCIFINQLREKIGVMFGNPETTTGGNALKFYASIRMDIRRTGAIKDGENVLGNRTKVKIVKNKVAPPFKSAEFDILYGEGISKIGEIIDIGIEKGVLKKSGSWISYGDTKLGQGRENVKQLLKDNPELLEEIEAQVRQAMQ